The Eubacterium maltosivorans genome includes the window GATTCCTGCCAGATCCGCTTTTTTATCCTTGTCGAGCACTACGAGAAAATGGCGCTTTCCCTTGGCGTCGCGCAGGAAAAGGTTCTTAACCACATTACATTTAAAGGTAATGTCAAGATTATCCATCTCGTCGATGGTGTACACAGCGGGATGGTCTATTTTTTCATAGGCAATGCCCAGGGCATCCAGCTTATTTAAGGTTTCTTCACAATTCATTTGATGGTCTCCTTATGTCATGGTATGATAGTCTTACTATACCATACTAAAGAACCGCCGTAAAGAATACAAAATTACATGAGAGAAGGGAGTTCGGTAAAAATGATGGATATTGACCAGTTTGAGACTGTACTGGACGCCATTGCCAATACGCTGCCGCCAGCTTTTTACGAAGAGCTCAACGGCGGCATTCTGCTTCTTCCGGAAGCCAAACGCCACCCCAAAGCCAGAGGGGACGACCTCTATATCATGGGGGAGTATCACCGCGATTCGTCCATGGGGCGTTATATCGTCATTTATTACGGCTCCTTTGAGCGGGTATACGGCTATCTGAGCGACGAGGCGTTAAAGAACCAGATGGAAAAAACACTCCGGCACGAATTCCGGCATCATATGGAATCCCGGGCCGGCATGCGTGATCTGGAAATTGCGGACCGTATGCAGATGGACGACTATGATAACCGGAAGAAATGAGCACGGCGCAAAAATGTGCCGTGCTCATTTTTCAGTTGCAAGGACTTTGAAAAGATGCTATGATGAAAAAAAGAAAATCTTTCGAAAGTGAGGATCAGAAATGAAAAGGTTCACAGCAACAGCGCTCATCCTGGCCGCCTGCCTTTGCTTTTCAGGCTGCGTCAATATTTACACCGATGGCGGAAAAGGAAAAAATCAGGGGGAAACGCCAACCCCCGCTCCGACAGCTCAGCCCACTGCCGCCGCCTCAGAAACAGATACCGGCTCAGCAAAGGCCTATGAGGATTACGGTACGCTCCGGGCCGCCTCTGGCGGAGAAAATATCCCGAGAACACAGGATTATCAGATCAGCGCCTCCTCAGCCAAAGCGCCAATGGCCGGAATTTCCTACGGCGCTGAAAACTTAAAGGATAACAGCCTGGATACAGCCTGGGTGGAAGGCGCTTCCGGCTCTGGCGTGGGCGAGCGGCTTCTCATCACACCTGCCCACAGTATGGAAATGAAGGGCTTCCTCATTCGAAACGGATACTGCAAGAGTGACAAGGCCTTTGCCGAAAACGGACGGGTCCGTCTTTTGAAGGTGCACCTGTATGACGGTTCGCCCCTCTGCACTTTGCAGCTCGAAAATGACCGCGGCGCACAGTATTTCATGCTGCCCGAGGTGGTAACTGTCCAGGGCGGCGATACCCTGAGCTTTACCATTGAGGATACCTACTCCGGCCCTGAGGACGGCGAATACGATACGGCCCTGTCCGAAATCGCACTCCTTGGCTTTTAACATGAAAAACCCCAGACACGCAGTTTAAACACTGTTATGCCTGGGGTTTATTTTACGCCTTCTGGAACAGGCTTCGGTTGACGGCGATGGCGCGGCGGACAGTGCTTTCTGCCGGACCGCCGACAATATCACGCTGGTTAACGCAGGTCTGCAGGTCGATGGCATCATAAATGCTCTCGTCAAAGACTGGATCGACAGCGTTGTATTCTTCCAGTGTCAGCTCATCCAGGCTTTTGCCCTTTTCCAAAGCATAGAAGACCAGCTTTCCGATAATGGCGTGGGCGTCACGGAAAGCCACGCCGTGCTTGACAAGCCAGTCTGCTGCGTCAGTCGCATTGGAAAATCCGCCCGCGGCTGATTTGCGCATCACCTCTGTGTTGACCGTCATAGTGCCGATCATCTTCTCAAAGGTAATGGCGCAGATTTTGGCTGTGTCATAGGCGTCAAAGACCGGCTCCTTATCCTCCTGCATATCCTTATTGTATGCGAGCGGAATCCCCTTCATGGTGGTTAAGAAGCCCAGAAGGTCGCCATAGGTACGGCCGGCCTTCCCACGGACCAGCTCGGCGATATCCGGGTTTTTCTTCTGGGGCATAATGCTGGAGCCAGTGGAGAAAGCGTCATCGAGTGTAATAAAATTAAATTCTGAGGAGCACCACAGAATAATTTCTTCAGAAAAACGGCTCAGGTGCATCATGAACACAGACACAGCCTCCAGGAAGTCGATACAGAAATCCCGGTCAGACACGCCGTCAAGGCTGTTCATGGACACATTTTTAAAGCCCAGCTCACTGGCAACATAGTAGCGGTCCAGCGGATAGGTGGTGGTAGCCAGAGCGCCGGAACCAAGGGGCAGCGTATCCGCCATATCGTAAACCTGATCGAGGCGTTTCATATCGCGTCTGAACATCTCAACATATGCCATCAGGTGATGGGCAAAGGTGATGGGCTGCGCGCGCTGCAGATGGGTGTAGCCCGGCATAATGGTTTTGGTGTGCTTGCTTGCCATATCCATCAGCGTAAGGCCCAGATTCCGGATCAGGTCCTTGAGCTCCATGGAAATGTCCTTAACGTAAAGACGCATATCGGTGGCAACCTGATCGTTACGGCTGCGGCCGGTATGCAGTTTTTTCCCGGTATCACCAATTCGCCCGGTGAGTATGGATTCAATATTCATATGGATATCTTCCATATCGACGGAAAACTCAATTTTTCCGGCTTCGATATCCTCTAAAATT containing:
- a CDS encoding NADase-type glycan-binding domain-containing protein; this translates as MKRFTATALILAACLCFSGCVNIYTDGGKGKNQGETPTPAPTAQPTAAASETDTGSAKAYEDYGTLRAASGGENIPRTQDYQISASSAKAPMAGISYGAENLKDNSLDTAWVEGASGSGVGERLLITPAHSMEMKGFLIRNGYCKSDKAFAENGRVRLLKVHLYDGSPLCTLQLENDRGAQYFMLPEVVTVQGGDTLSFTIEDTYSGPEDGEYDTALSEIALLGF
- the argH gene encoding argininosuccinate lyase, whose amino-acid sequence is MSKMWGGRFNKGTDALTDDFNSSISFDQRLYKQDIRGSIAHAKMLGKQGIISVPESELIVKTLGEILEDIEAGKIEFSVDMEDIHMNIESILTGRIGDTGKKLHTGRSRNDQVATDMRLYVKDISMELKDLIRNLGLTLMDMASKHTKTIMPGYTHLQRAQPITFAHHLMAYVEMFRRDMKRLDQVYDMADTLPLGSGALATTTYPLDRYYVASELGFKNVSMNSLDGVSDRDFCIDFLEAVSVFMMHLSRFSEEIILWCSSEFNFITLDDAFSTGSSIMPQKKNPDIAELVRGKAGRTYGDLLGFLTTMKGIPLAYNKDMQEDKEPVFDAYDTAKICAITFEKMIGTMTVNTEVMRKSAAGGFSNATDAADWLVKHGVAFRDAHAIIGKLVFYALEKGKSLDELTLEEYNAVDPVFDESIYDAIDLQTCVNQRDIVGGPAESTVRRAIAVNRSLFQKA
- a CDS encoding metallopeptidase family protein; its protein translation is MMDIDQFETVLDAIANTLPPAFYEELNGGILLLPEAKRHPKARGDDLYIMGEYHRDSSMGRYIVIYYGSFERVYGYLSDEALKNQMEKTLRHEFRHHMESRAGMRDLEIADRMQMDDYDNRKK